The proteins below are encoded in one region of Triticum aestivum cultivar Chinese Spring chromosome 1B, IWGSC CS RefSeq v2.1, whole genome shotgun sequence:
- the LOC123141968 gene encoding probable starch synthase 4, chloroplastic/amyloplastic isoform X1: MACSAAAGVEATALLSPRCPAPSPPDGRSRRRLALASRTRHRSLRAAAQRPHKSTTGADPLNNRANVRSDEAAVSAEKERQRKYNDGDGISNLQLEDLVGMIQNTEKNILLLNQARLQAMEHADKILKEKEALQRKINILETRLSEIDSQHKLSSEGNFSDSPLALEFDVLKEENIVLKEDIEFFKTKLIEVAETEEGIFKLEKERALLDASLRELESRFIAAQANMMKLGPRDAWWEKVEKLEDLLETTANQVEHAAVILDRNHDLQDRLEKLEASLQAANISKFSCSLVDLLQQKVKLVEERFQACNREMHSQIELYEHSIVEFHDTLSKLIEESEKRSLENFTGNMPSELWSKISLLTDGWLLEKKISYSDASMLREMVQKRDNRLREAYLSYRGTENREVMDNLLKMALPGTSSGLHIAHIAAEMAPVAKVGGLADVISGLGKALQKKGHLVEIILPKYDCMQVDQVSNLRVLDVLVQSYFEGNMFNNKIWTGTVEGLPVYFIEPQHPAMFFSRAHYYGEHDDFKRFSYFSRAALELLYQSGKKVDIIHCHDWQTAFVAPLYWDVYANLGFNSARICFTCHNFEYQGTAPARDLAWCGLDVEHLDRPDRMRDNSHGRINAVKGAVVYSNIVTTVSPTYALEVRSEGGRGLQDTLKVHSRKFLGILNGIDTDTWNPCTDRYLKVQYNAKDLQGKAANKAALREQLNLASAYPSQPLVGCITRLVAQKGVHLIRHAIYKTAELGGQFVLLGSSPVPEIQREFEGIADHFQNNNNIRLILKYDDALSHCIYAASDMFIVPSIFEPCGLTQMIAMRYGSVPIVRKTGGLNDSVFDFDDETIPMEVRNGFTFVKADEQGLSSAMERAFNCYTRKPEVWKQLVQKDMTIDFSWDTSASQYEDIYQKAVARARAVA; the protein is encoded by the exons ATGGCGTGCTCCGCGGCGGCGGGCGTCGAGGCGACGGCCCTCCTGTCCCCGCGCTGCCCCGCCCCTTCTCCGCCCGACGgccgctcccgccgccgcctcgccctcgcctccCGGACGCGCCACCGCAGCCTCAG GGCGGCCGCGCAGCGTCCTCACAAGAGTACAACCGGCGCCGACCCCCTTAACAACAGGGCTAATGTACGAAGCGACGAGGCAGCGGTTTCCGCCGAAAAAGAACGGCAAAGG AAATACAACGATGGAGATGGCATATCAAATCTTCAGCTGGAAGATTTGGTAGGAATGATACAGAACACCGAGAAGA ATATACTTCTTTTGAATCAAGCTCGTCTTCAGGCAATGGAACACGCTGATAAAATTCTTAAAGAAAAGGAAGCCTTGCAGAGAAAGATAAACATTTTAGAGACGAGGTTGTCAGAAATAGATTCACAACATAAGCTTTCAAGTGAAGGGAATTTCAGTGACTCTCCACTAGCATTAGAGTTTGATGTTCTAAAGGAAGAGAACATTGTACTGAAGGAGGACATAGAATTTTTCAAAACAAAGCTTATAGAGGTTGCCGAGACAGAGGAGGGTATATTCAAATTGGAGAAAGAGCGTGCTCTTTTAGATGCTTCCCTTAGGGAGCTGGAGTCCAGATTTATAGCTGCCCAAGCAAATATGATGAAACTTGGTCCTAGGGATGCCTGGTGGGAGAAAGTAGAAAAATTGGAAGACTTGCTTGAGACCACAGCAAACCAAGTAGAGCATGCTGCTGTGATATTGGACCGCAACCATGATCTGCAGGATAGGCTTGAAAAATTAGAGGCCTCATTGCAAGCAGCAAATATTTCAAAGTTCTCTTGTTCTCTTGTTGATCTTTTGCAGCAAAAAGTCAAATTGGTAGAAGAACGCTTCCAAGCATGTAACCGGGAAATGCATTCTCAGATTGAACTGTATGAGCACTCAATAGTGGAATTTCATGATACTCTTAGCAAACTAATAGAGGAAAGTGAGAAAAGGTCACTGGAGAATTTTACAGGAAACATGCCTTCGGAACTATGGAGCAAAATTTCCCTTTTAACTGATGGATGGTTACTGGAGAAGAAAATATCTTACAGTGACGCAAGTATGTTACGAGAAATGGTTCAGAAAAGGGACAATCGTCTTCGGGAAGCGTACTTGTCATACAGAGGTACCGAAAACAGGGAAGTTATGGACAATTTACTTAAGATGGCATTACCAGGAACTAG TTCTGGTTTGCACATTGCCCACATAGCAGCAGAGATGGCTCCTGTCGCGAAG GTTGGTGGCCTGGCAGATGTGATATCTGGTCTCGGGAAGGCACTTCAGAAAAAAGGCCATCTAGTAGAGATCATTCTTCCAAAATACGACTGCATGCAGGTTGACCAAGTTAGCAATCTAAGG GTTTTAGATGTTCTTGTGCAGTCCTACTTTGAAGGAAATATGTTCAACAACAAAATTTGGACTGGGACTGTTGAAG GCCTACCCGTCTACTTTATTGAGCCACAGCATCCAGCGATGTTCTTTTCGAGGGCTCACTACTATGGAGAGCACGATGACTTCAAACGTTTTTCGTACTTCAGCCGTGCGGCACTAGAATTACTTTATCAATCTGGGAAGAAAGTTGATATAATCCACTGCCATGACTGGCAAACTGCATTTGTT GCACCTCTTTATTGGGATGTATATGCAAATCTAGGCTTCAACTCAGCTAGAATTTGCTTCACCTGTCATAATTTTGAATACCAAGGAACTGCTCCAGCTCGTGATTTAGCATGGTGTGGTCTTGATGTTGAGCACCTAGACAGACCAGACAGGATGCGGGACAATTCGCATGGCAGAATAAATGCTGTTAAG GGAGcagttgtgtattcaaacatcgtGACAACTGTCTCGCCAACATATGCACTAGAGGTTCGCTCAGAG GGTGGGCGTGGACTCCAAGATACACTTAAAGTACATTCCAGGAAATTTCTTGGGATACTTAATGGAATCGACACAGATACATGGAACCCTTGCACAGATAGGTATCTCAAGGTCCAGTATAATGCTAAGGATCTCCAGGGAAAGGCAGCCAACAAAGCAGCCCTCAGAGAGCAACTAAACCTGGCTTCTGCATATCCTTCACAACCACTG GTTGGTTGCATTACCAGGCTGGTTGCTCAGAAGGGTGTACATCTTATCAGGCATGCAATATACAAAACAGCTGAATTAGGAGGACAGTTTGTCCTTCTGGGTTCAAGTCCAGTACCAGAAATTCAG agggagtttGAAGGTATTGCAGACCATTTTCAGAACAACAACAATATCCGGCTGATTTTGAAGTATGATGATGCGCTGTCTCATTGCATATATGCTGCGTCTGACATGTTCATTGTTCCCTCTATATTTGAGCCATGTGGCCTCACTCAG ATGATAGCCATGAGATATGGTTCTGTGCCAATCGTTCGGAAAACTGGTGGGCTGAATGACAG TGTCTTTGACTTCGATGACGAAACAATACCCATGGAGGTGCGGAACGGCTTTACATTTGTCAAGGCCGACGAGCAG GGCCTAAGCAGCGCGATGGAGAGGGCGTTCAACTGCTACACGAGGAAGCCCGAGGTGTGGAAACAGCTTGTGCAGAAAGACATGACGATCGATTTCAGCTGGGACACCTCGGCTTCGCAGTACGAGGACATCTACCAGAAGGCGGTGGCTCGAGCGAGGGCAGTGgcgtga
- the LOC123141968 gene encoding probable starch synthase 4, chloroplastic/amyloplastic isoform X2 produces MEHADKILKEKEALQRKINILETRLSEIDSQHKLSSEGNFSDSPLALEFDVLKEENIVLKEDIEFFKTKLIEVAETEEGIFKLEKERALLDASLRELESRFIAAQANMMKLGPRDAWWEKVEKLEDLLETTANQVEHAAVILDRNHDLQDRLEKLEASLQAANISKFSCSLVDLLQQKVKLVEERFQACNREMHSQIELYEHSIVEFHDTLSKLIEESEKRSLENFTGNMPSELWSKISLLTDGWLLEKKISYSDASMLREMVQKRDNRLREAYLSYRGTENREVMDNLLKMALPGTSSGLHIAHIAAEMAPVAKVGGLADVISGLGKALQKKGHLVEIILPKYDCMQVDQVSNLRVLDVLVQSYFEGNMFNNKIWTGTVEGLPVYFIEPQHPAMFFSRAHYYGEHDDFKRFSYFSRAALELLYQSGKKVDIIHCHDWQTAFVAPLYWDVYANLGFNSARICFTCHNFEYQGTAPARDLAWCGLDVEHLDRPDRMRDNSHGRINAVKGAVVYSNIVTTVSPTYALEVRSEGGRGLQDTLKVHSRKFLGILNGIDTDTWNPCTDRYLKVQYNAKDLQGKAANKAALREQLNLASAYPSQPLVGCITRLVAQKGVHLIRHAIYKTAELGGQFVLLGSSPVPEIQREFEGIADHFQNNNNIRLILKYDDALSHCIYAASDMFIVPSIFEPCGLTQMIAMRYGSVPIVRKTGGLNDSVFDFDDETIPMEVRNGFTFVKADEQGLSSAMERAFNCYTRKPEVWKQLVQKDMTIDFSWDTSASQYEDIYQKAVARARAVA; encoded by the exons ATGGAACACGCTGATAAAATTCTTAAAGAAAAGGAAGCCTTGCAGAGAAAGATAAACATTTTAGAGACGAGGTTGTCAGAAATAGATTCACAACATAAGCTTTCAAGTGAAGGGAATTTCAGTGACTCTCCACTAGCATTAGAGTTTGATGTTCTAAAGGAAGAGAACATTGTACTGAAGGAGGACATAGAATTTTTCAAAACAAAGCTTATAGAGGTTGCCGAGACAGAGGAGGGTATATTCAAATTGGAGAAAGAGCGTGCTCTTTTAGATGCTTCCCTTAGGGAGCTGGAGTCCAGATTTATAGCTGCCCAAGCAAATATGATGAAACTTGGTCCTAGGGATGCCTGGTGGGAGAAAGTAGAAAAATTGGAAGACTTGCTTGAGACCACAGCAAACCAAGTAGAGCATGCTGCTGTGATATTGGACCGCAACCATGATCTGCAGGATAGGCTTGAAAAATTAGAGGCCTCATTGCAAGCAGCAAATATTTCAAAGTTCTCTTGTTCTCTTGTTGATCTTTTGCAGCAAAAAGTCAAATTGGTAGAAGAACGCTTCCAAGCATGTAACCGGGAAATGCATTCTCAGATTGAACTGTATGAGCACTCAATAGTGGAATTTCATGATACTCTTAGCAAACTAATAGAGGAAAGTGAGAAAAGGTCACTGGAGAATTTTACAGGAAACATGCCTTCGGAACTATGGAGCAAAATTTCCCTTTTAACTGATGGATGGTTACTGGAGAAGAAAATATCTTACAGTGACGCAAGTATGTTACGAGAAATGGTTCAGAAAAGGGACAATCGTCTTCGGGAAGCGTACTTGTCATACAGAGGTACCGAAAACAGGGAAGTTATGGACAATTTACTTAAGATGGCATTACCAGGAACTAG TTCTGGTTTGCACATTGCCCACATAGCAGCAGAGATGGCTCCTGTCGCGAAG GTTGGTGGCCTGGCAGATGTGATATCTGGTCTCGGGAAGGCACTTCAGAAAAAAGGCCATCTAGTAGAGATCATTCTTCCAAAATACGACTGCATGCAGGTTGACCAAGTTAGCAATCTAAGG GTTTTAGATGTTCTTGTGCAGTCCTACTTTGAAGGAAATATGTTCAACAACAAAATTTGGACTGGGACTGTTGAAG GCCTACCCGTCTACTTTATTGAGCCACAGCATCCAGCGATGTTCTTTTCGAGGGCTCACTACTATGGAGAGCACGATGACTTCAAACGTTTTTCGTACTTCAGCCGTGCGGCACTAGAATTACTTTATCAATCTGGGAAGAAAGTTGATATAATCCACTGCCATGACTGGCAAACTGCATTTGTT GCACCTCTTTATTGGGATGTATATGCAAATCTAGGCTTCAACTCAGCTAGAATTTGCTTCACCTGTCATAATTTTGAATACCAAGGAACTGCTCCAGCTCGTGATTTAGCATGGTGTGGTCTTGATGTTGAGCACCTAGACAGACCAGACAGGATGCGGGACAATTCGCATGGCAGAATAAATGCTGTTAAG GGAGcagttgtgtattcaaacatcgtGACAACTGTCTCGCCAACATATGCACTAGAGGTTCGCTCAGAG GGTGGGCGTGGACTCCAAGATACACTTAAAGTACATTCCAGGAAATTTCTTGGGATACTTAATGGAATCGACACAGATACATGGAACCCTTGCACAGATAGGTATCTCAAGGTCCAGTATAATGCTAAGGATCTCCAGGGAAAGGCAGCCAACAAAGCAGCCCTCAGAGAGCAACTAAACCTGGCTTCTGCATATCCTTCACAACCACTG GTTGGTTGCATTACCAGGCTGGTTGCTCAGAAGGGTGTACATCTTATCAGGCATGCAATATACAAAACAGCTGAATTAGGAGGACAGTTTGTCCTTCTGGGTTCAAGTCCAGTACCAGAAATTCAG agggagtttGAAGGTATTGCAGACCATTTTCAGAACAACAACAATATCCGGCTGATTTTGAAGTATGATGATGCGCTGTCTCATTGCATATATGCTGCGTCTGACATGTTCATTGTTCCCTCTATATTTGAGCCATGTGGCCTCACTCAG ATGATAGCCATGAGATATGGTTCTGTGCCAATCGTTCGGAAAACTGGTGGGCTGAATGACAG TGTCTTTGACTTCGATGACGAAACAATACCCATGGAGGTGCGGAACGGCTTTACATTTGTCAAGGCCGACGAGCAG GGCCTAAGCAGCGCGATGGAGAGGGCGTTCAACTGCTACACGAGGAAGCCCGAGGTGTGGAAACAGCTTGTGCAGAAAGACATGACGATCGATTTCAGCTGGGACACCTCGGCTTCGCAGTACGAGGACATCTACCAGAAGGCGGTGGCTCGAGCGAGGGCAGTGgcgtga